One Raphanus sativus cultivar WK10039 unplaced genomic scaffold, ASM80110v3 Scaffold0943, whole genome shotgun sequence DNA segment encodes these proteins:
- the LOC130503410 gene encoding uncharacterized protein LOC130503410, producing the protein MMNPLVLPPPSLMTNSQIMSQSLLLGQSKGLNYWSMAMNKQQQVINMAHSQSQAMVNNQPLMVNPLNFSLNPNSVNPNNYGHNWNGIPIAAGGNNRDGSCSGCYKPRALNKLQSRNRKFYPKNNYANRYVPNAPRNTSSFIIRAKKSGGIADSVSPCLVTPSVLTSPMFSPSVEVLDNMVKEEWGVDVYGSMDGLVRLRSVGIHELEPFDEDGGGSCKSDGEKHVEVEKRLENDLSQLEIVCPNGRGRFDYNNDLENRVDNQNRHIAQLEEENLTVKQRLSLMEREVGDFKRRLESLEMRNMVVGEDVNGEVVENESGRDSGTHGSGAFTSGEAMENHLAAGDVCKQDMVSDKAAGNEINNTSQGKVDEAKENNCTNRQEIKDEDKNPNKKTDAYRRKWSSVSVGRKKKILRKSIRHSDDFLTDRDELDSNEVPTPFRSQIPSEIRRRLPITIFIGNSCFRRSPKHRKLPTKQVVGNSDEICRRKFRRNMSSEIPTKYVVGNFR; encoded by the coding sequence ATGATGAATCCACTAGTACTTCCTCCACCGTCGCTGATGACTAATTCTCAGATTATGAGTCAGAGTCTGTTATTAGGTCAATCTAAGGGTTTGAATTATTGGAGTATGGCTATGAACAAGCAACAACAAGTGATCAACATGGCTCATTCTCAATCTCAGGCTATGGTGAATAATCAACCTCTAATGGTGAACCCCTTAAACTTTAGCCTTAACCCTAATTCGGTAAACCCTAATAATTATGGTCATAACTGGAATGGTATTCCTATTGCTGCAGGTGGTAACAACAGAGATGGTTCATGTTCAGGTTGTTACAAGCCTCGGGCTTTGAATAAGCTTCAGTCCAGAAACAGGAAGTTTTACCCGAAGAACAACTATGCTAATCGATATGTTCCTAATGCTCCACGGAACACAAGCTCTTTTATCATCCGAGCGAAGAAATCTGGTGGAATTGCGGATTCAGTGTCTCCATGCCTTGTAACGCCATCGGTGTTGACTTCCCCGATGTTCTCTCCATCGGTAGAGGTTTTGGACAATATGGTAAAGGAGGAATGGGGAGTTGATGTGTATGGATCAATGGATGGGTTGGTTAGGCTGAGATCTGTTGGTATTCATGAATTGGAACCGTTTGATGAAGATGGAGGAGGATCGTGTAAGAGTGATGGGGAGAAGCATGTAGAGGTTGAGAAGAGATTAGAAAATGACTTGAGCCAATTAGAGATAGTATGTCCGAATGGTCGTGGTAGGTTTGATTATAACAATGACTTGGAAAACAGAGTTGATAATCAGAATAGGCATATTGCTCAACTAGAGGAAGAGAACTTAACTGTGAAGCAGAGGTTATCCTTGATGGAAAGGGAAGTTGGTGATTTTAAGAGAAGGTTAGAGTCTCTCGAGATGCGGAATATGGTTGTCGGTGAAGATGTTAATGGAGAGGTTGTAGAGAATGAGTCTGGAAGGGATAGTGGAACACATGGCTCTGGTGCGTTTACTAGTGGTGAGGCAATGGAGAACCATTTGGCTGCAGGAGATGTTTGCAAGCAGGATATGGTGAGTGACAAAGCTGCGGGGAATGAAATTAACAACACTAGCCAAGGCAAAGTAGATGAAGCAAAAGAGAACAATTGTACAAACAGGCAAGAAATTAAGGATGAAGACAAAAATCCCAACAAGAAAACAGACGCATACCGACGAAAGTGGTCGTCGGTTTCAGTtggtcggaaaaaaaaaattcttcggAAATCCATCAGACATTCCGACGATTTTCTGACGGATCGCGATGAACTCGATTCTAACGAAGTTCCGACGCCGTTCCGATCACAGATTCCCTCGGAAATCCGTCGGCGTCTTCCGATCACCATATTCATCGGAAACTCATGTTTCCGAAGAAGTCCAAAGCATCGGAAGCTTCCTACGAAACAGGTCGTcggaaattccgacgaaatatgTCGTcggaaattccgacgaaatatgTCGTcggaaattccgacgaaatatgTCGTCGGAAACTTCCGATAA